ttattattattattattattatttaatcctaTGGGGTCGGTTTGTTTTTGCTTAGAGGTGATGTCATTTCCGCTGTGCCAGTcgtctgaaatgtttttttttccacgcAGGAAGCGTCTTGTTTGAAGTTGGATTTTGAGGCGCGATGGGAGTCACTTGGTAAGAACTGCTGCTTTAAACGCCGTAGAAAATAAAACGGGTCGAGGAACAGCCTGCAAAAAACCCGTCGGGCTGTTACTGTTAGTGTGCGTTATTGTACTGTAGCAGGGAAGTGTGATTACACGAACAGACACTCACTACTCCATGTGACATTCTGTACTACAAATGTGCAAATTGCACAGGTGCTGATTCGACGTGTTATTAATCGAGCATATCTGTTCTGTTATAAAAAGCgaatagtttatttttcttgtgtGAGAGCTTTCAAGGCAGGGTCAGTTCAAGATGAATTCGTTCATACAGTCTAGTCTGTAAGCCTGTAGCCTCGCCTGGAAGACGGATCTACAGACCGTGTCTGGGAGAAcgctgtgtgtgtgcatttacaGTTTTCAGGGATGGATTAGATCTCCATTGCATAGCGGTCTGCGCAATTCCAGGCAAATCCCTTTTAATAAAGACACATTTTTGATGAAAATTGTAATTAGCAATATTctattaaaatgagcttctcacagtggcaacaaattacttcaattaaAGTCACTGTTGCTCAATTGAATTGGCTTCAATAATTATGCCTCTAACATATAAACTTCACTTGGAATTGGGGgttggttttaaaaaggaattggaaatggaattcaaattgataaagAGGAATGTACccagccgtgtgtgtgtgtgtgtgtgtgtgtgtgtgtgtgtgtgtgtgtgtgtgtgaggtgtgtgtcaTTGTCTCTGTGTTCCGTGATCGCAGCGTGTCCCAGGTTCCGGTGGCGGAGGGGAAGAGCGTGCAGCAGACTGTGGAGATGCTGAACAGGAAGCTGGAGCAGCTGGGTGCCGTGAAGCAGGGCTACTTCTGTGTGGACTGCGAGACCTACCACGCAGGGGCCGTCGGCATTCCCGGTGAGAGATCGCTTCTGAGGAATGCTGCTGCACGGATGAGAGGGAATAATGCCGACACCTCCGATAGCACGGTTTCATCTCTCATACCCAGCGGGGCCAAACTGTGCTGTCATTGAAAGTTGTGATGAATTTCGTCCAGCTTCACTTTTTTGCATATAGGCACTGCTGCTTCCTGggtcagctatacctgacaatTACCGTGGAGCGCATACAGCTGCCTTTTACTACCCCTCTCCCAGGCAGCAGCTCGGCTGTGCCTGTGAAAAagcagtggaaacgaggcatgAGACCGAAACTGTTCACCTGAACCATGCATGATCGTCACATGCTGAATAAACGATTGTGAGTGGCAATCACAAGGTTTTTAAGCGTGCATTATCAGGGTGTGATAGAGTAATAGTGACACTGGCAGGCTGTGGAGAGGAAAAGCCCAGGTGAACCTTATTATGCTTGcagcaaaacctggaatgcctCAAGTAAGCGTcttattcagggatggaaataggactcgtattgcacagcagcttgatcccttcctggttttGTTAGGAGCTTGATAAGGCACAAgtgagcttgttacctggacactgtggctaatgaagctgacattaaaacctggaatgagtgaaagtCCTATGCAATACAAATCTTATTTCCATTTCttattgtgtttgaaataatGTAATCAGCCTAGTTTGCAGTACATTGCTGTGTGCTGTGATGATCTCACACTCCATATTAGGCAGCAATGTAATAGATGGACACGGGTTTATGAATGGCGTAATGTCCCCTCTGCAGGCCAGCCCCCCAAGTTCCTGTACGTCATGCACAACTCGGAGGCTCCGCTCAGCTGCTTTGCTCTTTTTGAGAATGGACCCTGCCTGGTGGCCGACCCCAACTTCGACGTGCTGATGATCAAGCTGAAAAGCTACTTCCAGAACGCCAAGAGTAACAAGGTGGAGAGCCGAGGGGCACGCTACCAGTACTGCGACTTCCTGGTCAAGGTGGGCACTGCCACCATGGCGTCCAGCGCACGTGGTATTACCGTGGAGGTGAGAAAAAAAGAACGCTGCCCAGATTGCTGTCTCGCTCTTCTGCAGCCCCCCCCGCCCCTCAACCTCAAAgcttataataatttatttaacatcacactCCTGGTTCCTGATCATAGAAATAATCAGCCTAactgaaggtagttctgaaatcCAGGACTGGGCGTGAGGCTAACATGAGTTCCAAGCCCGTCGTACTCCCTGCAACACGGATACCTGCCTGTCTTGCTTCGGCTCCGCTGCAGTGACGGCTGTCTGTTCTGtccctgtgcttttttttttttgtgcgacTCCTGCAGCTTCCCATGTCTCGTTTCTCATTGCAGGTGGAGTACTGCCCATGCGTCACAGCCAACGACTGCTGGAACC
Above is a window of Polyodon spathula isolate WHYD16114869_AA chromosome 25, ASM1765450v1, whole genome shotgun sequence DNA encoding:
- the LOC121299949 gene encoding mediator of RNA polymerase II transcription subunit 20-like, with the translated sequence MGVTCVSQVPVAEGKSVQQTVEMLNRKLEQLGAVKQGYFCVDCETYHAGAVGIPGQPPKFLYVMHNSEAPLSCFALFENGPCLVADPNFDVLMIKLKSYFQNAKSNKVESRGARYQYCDFLVKVGTATMASSARGITVEVEYCPCVTANDCWNLLMEFMQSFLPSHVPGVPSVFGVKTDGVYSLSDTMAQYLELFGKLRKQQAATGSGMR